In the genome of Streptomyces lydicus, the window CGGGACACTCTCGTGAATCTGAGGCTCCTCGGGGATGAGAGGCATAAAGGGATGTCTATCAAACGTAAGTGCGGAACACGTCATCGGGTACCGAATTGATGTGCGTACCGCTCAGAAATCGAAGCCGAGTTGGCCACCGGCTTCCAGAGCGGACGCTTCGGCGGTGATGCGCACCTTCTTCAGATGCCGCCAGCGGGGCAGGGCATCCATGTAGGACCACGACACTCGGTGGTGCGGCGTAGGACCGTACTCCTCCAGGGCAATGCGATGGGTCGGCGAGGGGTAGCCTGCGTTGGCGGCGAAGTCGAAGTCCGCGTACGTCAGGCCGAGTTCGGCCATCATCGCGTCGCGTCGCACCTTGGCGATCACGGACGCGGCGGCGACCGCGATACAGGACTGGTCGCCCTTGATGACCGTGCGGACCCGCCAGGGCGCGCCCAGGTAGTCGTGCTTGCCGTCGAGAATGACCGCGTCCGGCCGGACCGGCAGCGCCTCCAGGGCGCGGACGGCCGCGAGCCGCAGGGCCGCGGTCATGCCCAGTGCGTCGATCTCCTCCGGCGAGGAGTGCCCCAGGGCGTACGACGTGACCCAGTCGCCGAGCACCTCGCACAGTTCGGTGCGGCGCTTGGGTGTCAGCAGCTTGGAATCGGTGAGTCCGTCGGGTGGCCGGCGCAGACCGGTGACGGCTGCGCAGACG includes:
- a CDS encoding ribonuclease HII, with protein sequence MPYEPPTHSVERSLRATTGAKIVAGVDEVGRGAWAGPVSVCAAVTGLRRPPDGLTDSKLLTPKRRTELCEVLGDWVTSYALGHSSPEEIDALGMTAALRLAAVRALEALPVRPDAVILDGKHDYLGAPWRVRTVIKGDQSCIAVAAASVIAKVRRDAMMAELGLTYADFDFAANAGYPSPTHRIALEEYGPTPHHRVSWSYMDALPRWRHLKKVRITAEASALEAGGQLGFDF